Part of the Candidatus Polarisedimenticolia bacterium genome is shown below.
GGCCCTCACCGAGGCGCAGGAGCTGGTCGGCTCCTGCTTCGCGGCCGTGCAGAACGGGCTGTTCCACGCCGACGCGGCGGCCCTCATCGCCCGGCTCAAGGAGGCCGGCGCGCGCGGAGTCGGCCAGTCCTCCTGGGGGCCGGCGGTGTACGCCTTCGCAGGCGACGAGGGGGAGGAACGCCGCCTCCAGGACGTGGCGCGGCGGGCCTGCCCCGGCGGATCGGTCTTCACCGCACGTGGCTGGAACCGCGGCGCCGTCGTCGAGGCGCTGTAGACATCGCTGTCCCCATCCGCCCCAGAAGCCCCTGGTCATCGAGCAGCCACAGGAACAGGGAGGCGACTGTCAGATCGGCGGTCGCCCCGGGGTTTCGGGGCGGCCGGGCGGCGCGCAGGTCGCGATCGAGCCTGGCCGCCAGGGCCCCGCCGCGCTCCGTCCGGACCCCCCCCGCCTCGACGACGCGGCGCGCCCCCTGCCGCAAGGCGCGGGCCTTCTCGACCCCGTGGCGCCGGACGACGAGCGTGTCGGGGGCCGCCGCCAGCAGGACGAGGTAGGTCTGGGCGATGGCGACCGGCAAGGGGACGTGGCGATCGCCGAGCCGCCTGAGCATCGGCAATCCGACCGTGAGGGACGTTTGGAAGCCGGTCGCGTACTCGCGCGCCACGGCGTCCCGTCCGGCCGCGAGGCGCATGCATTCGAGAAGGGAACGGGTCGGCGCCGCCCCGATGTCCTGCTCCTCGACCCTGCCGAGGCCGCCGGCCTCCGCCAGCCGGATGGCGCGGTAGGCGTCGCGCGCGTCCCGAAGGTCGAGCGAGAGCAGGACGCGCCGCAGGCGGTCCCGGAACGCCCCGCGCGATTCCAGGGAGGCGCGGGCGAGCGGAGCCAGCAGCAGGATGATTCCGAGGTTGGTGTTGGTGCGCACCTGGCGGCGCGTCCTTCGCACCGCCTCCAGGATCAGCCGGCCGACCCGCCCCCCCAGGTGCTCGCGGAAGGCCGGTCCGATGGCGTAGGCGCTGATGACGAAATCGCGATAGGTCAGCCCCGGCAGGTCGCGCCCGCGTCCGACGTTTCCCGGCTTCGGTGCCATCACCTCGAGAAGGCAGGCGGCCTGGGCGGCCGCGGCGATGAGGCCTGCCCGCCCGGAGGCCCCGCGGACCGCATCGCGCTTCGCGTCGGTGACGCGGCGCCGGGTCGTCACGCCATGGAGGCGGCCGCACGCCGGGCGGCGAGGCGCGACCTCGCCAGGGCCGCCACCTCCTGCGCCAGGTCGATCGAGGTCGTGCGCTGCAGGGCGCTCCAGCCGGGGATGCCGTTCACCTCGAGGACCAGGAGCCTCCCGTCCTCGGCTTCGATCAGGTCGACCCCGGCGTAGTCGGCGCCAACCGCGCGGGCCGATCGCA
Proteins encoded:
- a CDS encoding triphosphoribosyl-dephospho-CoA synthase — protein: MTTRRRVTDAKRDAVRGASGRAGLIAAAAQAACLLEVMAPKPGNVGRGRDLPGLTYRDFVISAYAIGPAFREHLGGRVGRLILEAVRRTRRQVRTNTNLGIILLLAPLARASLESRGAFRDRLRRVLLSLDLRDARDAYRAIRLAEAGGLGRVEEQDIGAAPTRSLLECMRLAAGRDAVAREYATGFQTSLTVGLPMLRRLGDRHVPLPVAIAQTYLVLLAAAPDTLVVRRHGVEKARALRQGARRVVEAGGVRTERGGALAARLDRDLRAARPPRNPGATADLTVASLFLWLLDDQGLLGRMGTAMSTAPRRRRRGSSHVR